Within Stella humosa, the genomic segment CCGTTGCTGCCGTCGAGCGCGGAAAGTTCGATCGTCGCATCGAAACCAGCCGAGCTGCCGAACAGGACGAAGCTGCTGCCGGAACCGGACGCGCTGGCGTAGGCCCGGTACGCGCCGATGATGACGTCGTCGAAGCCGTCGCCATTCACGTCGCCGGCGGCACCGACGGATCGGCCGCTCGTTACGATCACCCCTGCGCCGTCGATCCGGAAGCCCGTGTCGCCGTCAAGCGACGACAGTTGAACGCTGCTGGGAAAAGGCATGGCCAACTTTCAAGTTCGCCGCGCCGGCTTCCCATGCGCAGTCATCGCCGACAGAACCAATTGCCGTTGTTCGTCCTGCAACATAGCGGCAATCAGCCCCGAATGGCGAGCCGCCCTACCGCCGCCCGGCCGTGCGCGTACCGATGTTCAGCCGCGGGATGCGCAGGCGGGTCTCGCGGTGGACGATGTAGAGGCCGCTGGCGGCGACGATGGCCGCACCCACCCACAGCAGCGCGTCGGGGATCTCGCCCCACACGGCATAGCCCAGGATCGAGCCCCACAGCATCGCCGTGTAGTCGAAGGGGGCGATGACGGCGACGGGCGTCAGGCGGAAGGCCTGGGTCATCAGCAACTGCGCGACGCCGCCGATCAGCCCGACCAGCACCAGCAGGGCCCAGTCCATGCCGACCGGCTCGACCCAGACGAAGGGTATGGCGGCGCCGGCCACGATCGTGCCGGCCATGGTGAAGTAGAAGGTGATGGCAGTCGTGGTGTCCGTGCGGCCCAGGTCGCGCATCAGGATCATCGCCAGCGAGTACAGCACCGTGCCGATCAGGGCGACGCCGGCGCCGATCTCGAACACGTCGGCCCCCGGTCGCACCATGATCAGCACGCCCGCGAAGCCGACGACGACGGCCGACCAGCGGCGGATGCCGACCTTCTCCTTCAGCAGCGGCACCGACAGCGCCGTGACGAACAGCGGCGCGGCGAAGCCGATGGCGATGACGTCGGCCAGCGGCATCACCCGGAAGGCGTGAAAGAAGCACACCATGGAGCCCAGGCCGATGAGGCAGCGCAGGGCATGCATGGCCGGGCGCTTGGTCTTCAGCCGGGCGATGCCGCCCTGCTGGATCACCAGGACGGCGATCGGCACCAGCGCGAACAGGCTGCGGAAGAACACCACCTGCATGGTCGGGAACTTGGCGCTCAGCCACTTGATGAGCGCGTCCATGACGACGAAGCAGGCGACGGCACCCAGCATGAAGAGGATGCCGCGGCCGGGTTGGTCCGCATGCAGGGCAGGCGTGGGCGTGATCAACGGCCGTCTCCGGACCAGGAGGGCGCGTCCGGCACCGTGCCCTTGGGCAGGCGCTCGACATGGGCGGCGATCGCGCCGGCGCGGGTGATCCAGACGTCGCCGGCCGCCGCCGCGATGTGGGCAAGGGCGCGCCGCAAATGAACCAGCCGGTGCGGCTGCCCCACCAGATAGGCGTGCAGCGCGATGCCCATGACGAGCGGGGCGTCTGCCGCCTGGCGGCGCATCTCGTCGAATTGGTCGACGATCATGTCGGCAAAGGCGTCGGCATCCATGCGGCGCGCGACGATGGCCGGGATGTCGTTCAGCTCCTGCGGGTAGGGCACCGACAGGATCGGGCCGGCGCGGGTTGCCATCCACACCGGCTGGTCGTCCATCGCCCAGTCCAGCACATAGCGGTAGCCGGCCTCCTTCAGCAGGCAGGGGGTGGCCCGGCTCTGGGAGATCCACGGACCCAGCCAGCCGGCCGGCAGCCGGCCTTCGTAGCGCACCATCGCCGCCGTCGCCTCGGCGATCAGTTGGCGCTCGTCCTCCTCGGCCAGGATGCCCTGGCGCTCGGCATTCGTGCGGCCGTGGCCCACCATCTCGTCGCCGCGGTCGCGGAAGGCTGCCACGAGCTGCGGGCAATAGTGATAGAGGCTGCTGTTGAGCAGGACCGACGCCGGCAGCGAAAGCTGGTCGAACAGCTCCAGCAGCCGCCAGGCCCCGACCCGGTTGCCATAGTCGCGCCAAGCATAGTTCAACACGTCCGGCTGCGGCCCGCCCGGCGCCAGTTCCGCACCCAGCCCCTCGCCGAACGCGAAATGCTCCAGGTTGAGGCCGATATAGACGGCCAGACGCCGGCCGTTCGGCCAGTCATAGACCGGGCGACGCGGCAGGCCGGAATAGGCATAGCGGCCGTGAGTCGGCAGGTGCATGGCAGCTCAGGCTCCGGGGAATTCGGGCCGCATACTGCGTTTGCGGCATGCCGGCGGTCCAGCCCGCATCGTAGGTCAGGGCCCTGGGATCGTTGCGGTTTTCCGCGTGGTGCGACGAGATGGCCGATTTCGATGCTTGCGGCTGGTATTGAGAATGACTATCACTCTGTTGCACCGCGACAATTCGGGACGGATTCAGATGACGGGGCGGTCTATGTTCACGGCTGCGGGGCGCCTGCTCGGCGGCCTCGCCACGGGCGTTGCGCTGGTTGCCACCGTACCGGCCTGGGCCGACGAGGCCCCGGTATTGGTGGAACTGAACCGGCTGGAAGAGCGCGGGGCGGATTGCCGCGCCTATCTCGTGCTCGACAACCGGGGCAAGGTCGCGTTCGAGGCGTTCAAGCTCGACCTGGTGATCTTCGACAAGGGCGGCGTGATCGCGCGACGACTGGCGCTCGATGTCGGGCCGATGCGGGCAGAGAAGAAGGGCGTGAAGGTCTTCGACCTGGCCGGGCTCGGCTGCCCGGACCTGTCCTCGATCCTGGTCAACGACGTGATCGAATGCGGCGACAAGGGCCGCGACTGCGTTGCACTCATGGAAGTGAGCAGCCGCGGCGCGGTCAAGCTGACGAAGTAGCAGTAGAGGTTCGTTCCAGCCATGGATGCCACCATTCCCGCGGCCGCCCACGCCGCTGCCGGCCATCTTTCGTTCGTCGATTTCTTCTGGATGGCCGATCCCGTCGTGAAGGCGGTGATGGTCGTCCTGCTGGTCGGCTCGGTCGGGGTCTGGGCGGTGGTGGTCGAGAAGATGGCGCGCGGCCGGCGGCTGCGCCGGGCGGTGGCAGCATTCGGCGCAGCACTCGGCGACGGCCGTGGCGTCGACCCGGGGCAGAGCCCGTTCGCCCGCAACGTCCTGGTGGCAGCCGCGCGCGAGCTGGCATTCGATCCGGCCGACGAAAGCCTGGGCGAGCGCCGGATGCGGGTCGAGCGCGCGGCCCGGCGCGCCGGCTTCGACCAGTTGAAACCGCTGGAACTGGGGCTGCCCTTCCTGGCGACGGTGTCCTCGGCCGGCCCCTTCATCGGCCTCTTCGGCACGGTCTGGGGCATCATGAACAGCTTCTCGGCCATTGCCGCCTCGCAGGACACCAGCCTGGCGGTGGTCGCCCCCGGTATCGCCGAGGCCCTGTTCGCGACGGCACTCGGCCTGATCGCGGCGGTCCCGGCCGTCATCGCCTACAACCGCTATGCCACCAGCCTGCGCCGGCTGCAGGGCGAGGTCTCGGCGGCGGTAGAGCGCCTGGGCGGCGAGCTGGTGCATCGCCGCGCGGCCGCCCATCGCATGGCCGCCTAGGGGCAGCCTGTCATGGCCGGTATGATCAACATGGGCGGCGACGATGACGAAGCGCCGCCGCTGGCGGGCGAGATCAACGTCACGCCCTTCGTCGACGTGATGCTGGTGCTGCTGATCGTGTTCATGGTGGCAGCGCCCCTGATGATGGCGGGCGTGCCGGTCCAATTGCCCAAGAGCGAGGCCGCCCGCGTCAGCGCGCCGCGCGAGCCGCTGGTCGTCAGCATCGACCGCGAGGGCAAGATCTTCCTGCGCCAGGACCCGGTGGAGGCCGACGCCTTGCGCAGCAACCTGCTGAAGCTGGCCGAGACCGAGAAGGACGCGGTCGTCTATGTCCGCGCCGACCGCACCATCCCCTATGGCCGGGCGATGGAGGTGCTGGGCATCGTCTCGGCGTCGGGCTTCGGCCGGGTGTCGCTGCTGTCCGAGGCTTCGGCGGCTTCGGCGCCGCCGCCGAAGCCCTGAGGGGCCGGTATTGGCCGATCGTTTCCTCCGCTGGCCCATCGTGGCCTCGATTGCCGGACATGCGGCGATCGTCGGCGCCATGGTCGCCTACCAGGCGATGCAGCCGCCGCCGCCGCCCAAGCCGGTCGAGATCGTCATGACGGCGGTGCCGACCACCATGGACGCCCTGTCCATGAAGGCCGACGACGCAACGCCGGCGCCGCCCGACGCCGCCCAGGTGGCGACGCCGGTCGAGACCGCGCCGCCCGTTCCCGTCGAGGCCGCGCGCCCGGTGCCGGTGGAGACCGTGAAGGCCGTCGAGACCCCGACCACGCCGCCACCGCCGCCGCCCGACGAGGTGAAGACCGCCAAGGCCGAGGAAATCCCGGTCGAGAAGCCGGTCGAGCAGGTGGCCGAGATCGAGCCGGTGGAGACCAAGCCGGTCGAGGAGCGCCTGGAAACCCAGGCCCGCGACGTCACCCCGCCGCCGCCCAAGCCCCGCCGCCCGACACCGCCGCGGCGCGAGCCGACCCGGTGGCGGCCACCGCGCCGCCGTCGCCCAACCCGCGGCCGCAGCCCCCGGCACCGGCGCCCATCGCCGACGCCGCGCCGTCCCCCAGCCCGGCGCCGCCCGCCCAGACCGCGATGGTGTCGGCGCCGGCACCGCGTCCGTCGCGCCCGGCCGGTCCGTCGCAGTCCTATTTGTCCGCGCTGCGCGCCCAGCTCGAGCGCCATAAGACCTATCCGCCCGCCGCCCAGCGCCGCCGCATGGAAGGCACGACGACCGTGCGCTTCACCATCACCCGCGCCGGCGTGATCCTGAACGCGCGCATCCTCAACAGCTCCGGCCATTCGATGCTCGATCGCGAGGTCGAGGAGCTGCTGCAGCGGGCCAGCCCGCTGCCGGCCTTGCCGCCCGATGTCGAGACCGAGCAACTGGAGATCGTCGTCCCGATCAGCTTCTACCTGCGCTGACGCCGGCCCGCGCGCAGGGGCTATTCGGCGTCGACGACGATGACCACCCGGCGGTTCTCGCGCCGCCCGCCGGCCGAACGGTTGTCCTCGATCGGCCGGCGGGCGCCGGTACCTTCGATGGCGATATCCTGGCGCTGCATGCCGGCCGCGATCATCGCCTCGGCCACCGCGGCGGCGCGGCGCTGCGAGAGCGCGTCGTTGTAGGCGGCGGCGCCGGTGTCGTCGGTGTGTCCCTCGACCCGGCCGCGCCGGATGTCGACCGACAGCAGGGTGCGTGCGATGCGGGCGATGTTCGCCGCCTGACCATCGGCCAGCCGGCTTTCGTTCACGCCGAACAGCAGCTTGTCGGACATGCCGAATTCCCACGTGCCGTCACCCGGCTGGAAACCCAGGTCGCGCAGCGCTGCCATCTGCGTCGCCGTCAGGCCGCGGGTGGGCGGTGGGGCGGGGCCGGCGGCGTGGCGCAGGCGGCCAGCATGCCCGCTGCCGCCAGCAGGCCGGCGATGATGCGCAAGGTGAGGCGTCGGACGAGAACCATCTGTATTCTCCGGCAGCGGCGGCCTGTGCCGGCCCTACTGGCCGGCGGGCCGGCGTCCCCCGCGCGATCGCTGCTTGCTCGCATACATCGCAGCGTCCGCCACGCGCAGCAGCCCTTCGGCGTCGCGGGCGTGCTCGGGAAACAGCGCGATGCCGATGCTGACCGAGGGTGTTATGGCATCTCCGGACGGTAGGGCAAGCGGTTGTGAAATGCTCGCCTGGATTCCGTCCGCGATCCGCTCGGCATCGTCGGGCTCGCCAATGGCCGGCAGCAGGGCCGCGAACTCGTCGCCGCCCAGGCGGGCGACGATATCGCCCGCGCGCAGGCGCGCCTGCGCGCGCTGGGCGACCGCGGCCAGGACCATGTCCCCGGCGGCATGGCCGAAGCGGTCGTTCGTTTCCTTGAAGCGGTCATTGTCGAAGAACATCACCGCCAGCCGCCCGCCTGCGGCCTCGGCCGCGCGCACCGCCATGGCCAGTCGCTCTTCGAACAGGGCGCGGTTGGGCAGGCCGGTCAGGCTGTCATGGTTGGCACGGTGGGCGAGGGCCGCGTGCTCGCGCTGGAGGCTGCCCTGCCACGCCTGCAACTCGCCCAGCAGGGCGTTGAAGTCGCGGCCGAGCGCGTCCATTTCGATGATCGGCGTCGGCGGCACCCGGCGCTCGAAGGCGCGCTCGCGGCGGGCCGCGTGGGCGACCTGCGCCAGTGCCTGGAGCGGGCCGACGATGCTGCGCTGCAGGTGGCGCACCACCAGCGCGGAGGCCAGCGTCGCGAGCGCGAAGCAGACGACGGCCCCGACCAGCGCCCCGGCCAGGAACTCCGTCAGCCCGCCGCCGCTGCCATGCAGCCTAACCGTGCCCACGACCTCGCCCTCATGGACGATCGGCACCAGGAACGGGGTAGAGAACGCCATCCGCCCGATCCAGCGCTCCAGGCGATCGAGCAGGCCGCTGTGGGGCTGCTCCCACGATGCCAGGATGGTGCCGTCGCGCAGGATGAGGGCGATGTCCGCCACCTCCCGCACCGCCCCCAGAAGCTCGATCGCTTCCGCGGCTGCCCGCGGATCGGCGAACACGACGGCGGCCTCGGCGGTGTAGGCGGCCGACTGCGCGATCAGTTCGAGGTTGTGATAGGCGTAGGCGTGGATGATCGCCAGGCCGGTCAGCACGATGCTGGCACCCGTCATGCCGATCGCCAGCAGGATCAGCCGGAAATGGGTGCGGCCCAACAGATGCTGCAGGGTCGGCCCGGCCGGGGCAGGGGCCGTGGCCGCGGGCATGGGCGTGGTCGGCTGATGCGCGCCGGCGTTCATGACCGCTGCTCCGGCGGCCGGGCCAGGCGCAGGACGCGAGGATTGACGCGGGTGCCGCTGCGGGCGACGGCGTCCAGGTTCATCTGGAACGCGAGGCGGTCGCCCTCGGTGCGCAGGCAGAACATGCCGCCGCTGCGGCAGGCCGGGTCGCGCTCGAAGACGGTCAGGATGGGGCGGCCGGCGATGGCCGACATCAGGTGGGGCAGTTCGCCCTCGGCCAGTTCGCCCACATGCACCGCGTCGCAGGCCTGGCCGATCCCCGGGTCCGGCGCGGCAAAGCGGGTGACCAGGATCGTCCGGCCAGGCGTGGTGCGGGTGGTCGCAGGCCAGTCGGCGGCATCGTCGGAACGGCCGACGACGCACAGCCGCACGGGGTCCGGGTCGGCCGGCCAGCGCGTGTAGCTGATGATGCCGCGGACGATGGCCCACATGGCGCCCGCTCGCGCATCGACCGGCTGGGCCGACGGCGTCTGGCCTTCGGCGCGGCTGCCCGCCGATAGGGCGGCGATCAGCCCCAGGGCGACCAGCGCTGTCCGGTTGGAGACGGTGAAGCCGGATTGCAGGCGTGGCATCGCGCTATCGTATTCCGCGCATCGACCGCTTGGACAGCGCAAAGGTCGGCGGGGCCGGGGCCCTCAGCGCAGGACCAGCAGGGCCAGCATCGCCGTGCCGATGGCGATGCGATACCAGGCGAACGGCACGAAGCCGTGGCGGGCGACGAAGCCGACCACCGCGCGCACCACCAGCAGGGCGGCCAGGAACGCGGCCACGAAGCCGATGGCGATCACCGCCCCGCCGGACATGTCCAGCGAATCCCGGTTGCGGAACAGGTCGTAGGCGGTGGCGGCCGCCATCGTCGGGACGGCCAGGTGGAACGAGAATTCGGTCGCCGTCCGCCGGTCGAGGCCCAGCAGCATGCCGCCCAGGATGGTGGCGCCCGAGCGGGATACGCCGGGGATCATGGCGACCGCCTGGCAGAGGCCGATGCGGAGCGCCAGTCCGAAGCGGATGTCGTCGACGTCGGCGACCCGCGCCACAGGCTTCATGCGCTCCACGGCCAGGATCACGAAGCCGCCGAGGATCAGCGCCACCGACACCACCCAGGGGGAGAACAGCACCTCCTTGATGAAGCGGTGGGCGAAGAAGCCGATCAGCAGGGCCGGCAGCACGCCGAAGAAGAGGTTGCCATAGAAGCGCTGGGCCGCGGGGTCGTGGCCGAGGCGCCCCAGGCTGCCGAACAGCCGGTCGCGATAGAGCCAGCAGACGGCCAGGATGGCACCGAGCTGGATCGCGATCTCGAACACCTTGCCGGGCGGCCCGCGAAAGCCGATCAGGTCGACGGCCAGTAGCAGGTGGCCGGTCGACGACACCGGGATGAACTCCGTCAACCCCTCGAGCAGGCCGAGCAGGGCGGCTTGAAGCGCGGTCGAGAGGTCCATCGGGGTGTCCCGATCGCGAAGCAGGGAGAAAAGGGGCCGGAAGGGCGATGGTGGGCGCGGTAGGGATTGAACCTACGACCCCCGCGGTGTGAACACGGTGCTCTCCCACTGAGCTACGCGCCCGCCCGGCGGATGGCTTATAGTGGCCCGCGTCCGGCCAAGTCAACCATGGCCGGCGATCCCGTGCGGAGAAAGGGCGGACGATGCGCAGCCTGCGAATGCTGGGGGTGCTGGGGGCCTGGCTGGTACTGGGGCCGGCGGCCGCGCTGGCGGCCCCGAAGTCGATCGAGCTGCAATACGACGTCTACACCGCCGGCCTGCCGACGCTCGCCCTGAAGCTCGACATCGCCTTCACGGGCGAAGGGTACCGCGTCGCCGCCGACATGCAGACGCAAGGGCTGGCCGGGTTCCTTTTCCCCTGGCACTACCAGAGCGTATCGGAAGGGGTGGTGGCGGGCGGCGACCTGCGGCCCGCCCTCTATCGCACGACCAGCACCGCGTCGGGCAAGACCAAGACTGCCCGCCTGGTCTATCGCGCCGACGGCACCGTGGCGGCGACGGCGGAACCCGCGGTGGAGGAGGGGCGGGACCCGGTGCCGCCGGGGCTGACCCGGGGGTCCGTCGACATCCTGACCGCTGTCCTGCGCGTCACGCGGCGGCTGGAGTCGACGGGGCGATGCGATGGCGAAGTGCCGGTCTATGATGGCTTGCGCCGCTATGACCTCGTCTTCAGCGATGGCGGGCTCGACCGGTCCAACGCCATGACCGTGTCGGCCGTGCGCCGCTGCTCGGCCTCCATGCGCCGGCTGGCGGGGTTCCTGAAGACACTTTCGCCGTGGGACGACGGCGACGATGCGCGCGCGGCCGCCATCGCGGTGGCCTCGCTGGGCGGGGACCTGCCGCTGGTGCCGGTCCGGCTCGACCTGGCAACGCCGATCGGCATGGCCTATGCCGAGCTGGCATCGGTCAAGATCGACGGCCGGGCCCTGCCGGCGCCGGGCGATGACATCTCCGTCGCCAAGGGGCCGGCGCCAAGGCGCTAGCTATCCGGCAGGGATTGCCGCCGATGCGGCCTGGATGAGGGCGCACACGGCATGCAGGTCGGGGACGACGCCGGTGCACAGGGAATGGATCTCCGGCGTCGGCACCAGCAGGTCGGGCACCATGAAGGTCATCATGCCGGCCGCGGCGGCGGAGCGGACCCCGTTGTGGGAATCCTCCAGGGCCAGGCACCGGCCGGGTTCCACGCCCAGGCGCCTGGCCGCCGTCAGGAACGGGTCGGGTGCGGGCTTGCCGGCGGCGTAGTCGCCATGGCCGATCACCGCGTGGAACCGCTCGGTCAGGCCATGGGCGGCCAGATGGCTCTGCACTGTGGAATGGGCCGACGAGGTCGCGATGCAGCGCGGCATGGCGAGCCGGTCGAGAAGATCGAGCAGCTCGACGACACCCGGCTTCAGCCGCAGTTGCGTGGCCGCCAGCAGGTCGAAATGCCCGACCATCCCGGCAAAATAGGCATCGATGGGGAAATCCGGCCCCATCTGCTCCAGCAGAAGCACCCGGCTGCGGACCCACGGCACGCCGATGGTGCCGTGGATGACCGCCGCCGGCAGGTCGTGCCCGCCGGCTACGGCCGCCGCCAGGAATGCTTCCTGGTAGAGGGCCTCGGTATCGAAGATCAGCCCGTCCATGTCGAAGATCACGGCGGCGGGCATCTGCGGCAGCGTCATCTGCGGCAGCGTCATGTCCGGCTAGCGCGCGGCCACGCGGGCGATGGCGGTCGGCAGGTCGGCGAAATCGTCGATGATGGCGTCTGCGTGCAGCTCTGCCAGCGGCACCCGCGCATAGCCGTAGGATACGGCCACGACCGGCACTCCGGCCGCCTTGGCGGTGGCGACGTCGTGCTCGTTGTCGCCCACCATCAGCGCCTGGGCCGGCGTCAGGCCGAGGCCGGCGATGGCGGCCAGCAGCGGGGCCGGGTCGGGCTTCTTGACCGGCAGGCTGTCGCCGCCGACGACCGAGGTCAGCAGCCGGTCGAGGCCGAGGCTGGCCAGCATCAGGCGGGTGGCGCGCTCGGGCTTGTTGGTGCAGAGGCCGAGCTTGTGGCCGGCCGCGGCCAGCCCCTCCAGCGTTGCCATGACGCCCGGATAGGTCTCGGTGCTGTCGGCCGAGATCGGCTCGTAGATTTCCAGGAAGCGCTTGCCGTGCCGGGCCAGCGTGTCGCCTTCGACGGGCCGGCCGGCGGCGGCAAAGCCGCGCTCCACCAGCTTCAGGGCGCCGTCGCCGATCATCCGGCGCACGGCGTCCAGCGGCCGGGGCTCCAGCCCCTGTTCGGCCAGCAGGCGGTTGAGGGCGGTGCGCAGGTCGGCGGCGCTGTCGACCAGCGTCCCGTCAAAGTCGAAAATGATCGCGGGGAAACGCTCTGGCGTCATCGAAGGTCACAATCTTTGAGGGTCGGCCGGCTTGACCCTGCGCCGGACGGCCGATATCCGACCGGGAAGCGCATCCTGCCGGCCGGCGGGAAGGGCAACGAATTTATTAGCGGGTCGGGGTTCCCATGACCACTGGCGACAATCGGACGACCGCCCCCACGCTCGCGATCGTGCTGGCCGCGGGCGAGGGCACGCGCATGCGCTCGACCCAGCCCAAGGTGATGCACAAGGTGGCGGGCCGCACGATGGTGGGCCATGTCCTGGACGCCGTCGCCGGCGCCGGCGTGACCGATGTCGTCGTCGTCGTCGGCCCCGGCATGGAGGCCTTGGCCAAGGCCGTCGCCCCCCACCCGATCGCCATCCAGCAGGACCGCCGCGGCACGGCCCACGCGGTGCTGGCCGCACGGGATGCGATCGCAGCGGGTGCGGGCGATGTCCTGGTCGTCTTCGGCGACACCCCACTCGTGTCGTCCGAGACCATCGGCCGGCTGCTGGCCGAGCGTCGGCAGGGTGCGGCCGTCGCGGTCCTGGGCTTCCGCCCGGCCGACCCGTCGCCTTACGGCCGCTTCGTGCTGGATGCCGATGGCGGGCTCGCGCGCATCGTCGAGGCCAAGGACGCGACCGAGGATGAGCGCCGCATCGGCCTGTGCAATGCCGGGCTGATGGCGATCGACGGGGCCCGCGCGCTGGATCTGCTGGACCGGGTCGGCTGCGACAATGCCAAGGGGGAATTCTACCTGACCGACCTCGTCGCCGTTGCCCGCGCGGCGGGTGCCGCCTGCCGCTTCGCCGAGGCCCCGGTCGAGGAACTGATGGGCGTCAACACCCGCGCCGACCTG encodes:
- the glmU gene encoding bifunctional UDP-N-acetylglucosamine diphosphorylase/glucosamine-1-phosphate N-acetyltransferase GlmU, whose product is MTTGDNRTTAPTLAIVLAAGEGTRMRSTQPKVMHKVAGRTMVGHVLDAVAGAGVTDVVVVVGPGMEALAKAVAPHPIAIQQDRRGTAHAVLAARDAIAAGAGDVLVVFGDTPLVSSETIGRLLAERRQGAAVAVLGFRPADPSPYGRFVLDADGGLARIVEAKDATEDERRIGLCNAGLMAIDGARALDLLDRVGCDNAKGEFYLTDLVAVARAAGAACRFAEAPVEELMGVNTRADLAAAEAAMQDRLRRRAMAEGTTLVAPETVFLAADTRLGRDTVVHPHVVFGPGVTVGEGVEIRAFSHLEQATVGDGAIVGPYARLRPGAELGAGAHVGNFVEIKAATLGPGAKANHLAYIGDATVGAGANIGAGTITCNYDGFGKYRTEIGAGAFIGSNTALVAPVSVGAGAIVGAGSVITETVPDESLAIGRSRQATKPGVAPAYRALRRARREGKV